A single window of Hymenobacter sp. APR13 DNA harbors:
- a CDS encoding DNA/RNA non-specific endonuclease — protein MPVHLTGRRPRTGLLLTLLCLLAPAAWAQTTTESFDSGTKPTYPAAPVPLATGSWIFDDALLGTDAQDHRAGAQAARLQQAGTLTMDFFLPDGASTVSVQHAAYGTDATSAFELWYQTQGCDTWVRAGQPVVATTYSLQTASFPVNVPGGLRFQLRKVTGGSARLNLDNFTVTAFTTTAPPPPVAGDNQHLTMGNPSGAVADLGMPTNYLLEKTQYALSYHRDRGTPNWVSWYLAPVWIGSASRQNDFRADPTLPAGWYQVGSGSYSGSGFDRGHNCPSADRTSTVADNSATFLMTNMIPQAPNNNQQSWADLENYGRTLVDAGNELYIIMGAYGKGGTGSAGYAETLDQGRVQVPRRVWKVIVVLPRGTNDVSRVSAATRIIAIDTPNDNGMVRGWGQYRTSVDAIEAATGLDLLSALPTSVQQVVEAQVDSGPTN, from the coding sequence ATGCCCGTTCACTTAACTGGCCGGCGCCCCCGCACGGGGCTGCTGCTGACCCTGCTGTGCCTGCTGGCCCCCGCCGCCTGGGCCCAGACCACCACGGAGTCCTTTGACTCCGGCACCAAGCCCACCTACCCGGCCGCGCCCGTGCCCCTTGCCACCGGCTCCTGGATCTTTGACGACGCCCTGCTCGGCACCGACGCCCAGGACCACCGCGCCGGCGCCCAGGCTGCCCGCCTGCAGCAGGCCGGCACGCTGACCATGGACTTCTTCCTGCCCGATGGCGCCAGCACCGTCAGCGTGCAGCACGCCGCCTACGGCACCGACGCCACCAGCGCCTTCGAGCTCTGGTACCAGACCCAGGGCTGCGACACCTGGGTGCGGGCCGGACAGCCGGTGGTGGCCACCACCTACAGCCTGCAGACGGCCTCCTTCCCGGTCAACGTGCCCGGCGGCCTGCGCTTCCAGCTGCGCAAGGTCACCGGCGGCAGCGCCCGCCTCAACCTCGACAACTTCACCGTCACGGCATTCACCACCACGGCCCCGCCGCCCCCGGTGGCCGGCGACAACCAGCACCTGACCATGGGCAACCCCAGCGGGGCCGTGGCCGACCTGGGCATGCCCACCAACTACCTGCTGGAAAAGACGCAGTACGCGCTGTCCTACCACCGCGACCGGGGCACGCCTAACTGGGTGAGCTGGTACCTGGCCCCCGTGTGGATCGGCTCGGCCTCCCGCCAGAACGACTTCCGTGCCGACCCCACGCTGCCCGCCGGCTGGTACCAAGTGGGCAGCGGCAGCTACTCGGGCTCGGGCTTCGACCGGGGCCACAACTGCCCCTCGGCCGACCGCACCAGCACCGTGGCCGACAACTCGGCCACGTTCCTGATGACCAACATGATTCCCCAGGCCCCCAACAACAACCAGCAGAGCTGGGCCGACCTGGAGAACTACGGCCGCACGCTGGTGGATGCCGGCAACGAGCTCTACATCATCATGGGCGCCTACGGCAAGGGCGGCACCGGCTCGGCCGGCTACGCCGAAACCCTCGACCAGGGCCGCGTGCAGGTACCCCGCCGCGTGTGGAAGGTCATCGTGGTGCTGCCCCGTGGCACCAACGACGTGAGCCGCGTCTCGGCCGCCACCCGCATTATCGCCATCGACACGCCCAACGACAACGGCATGGTCCGGGGCTGGGGCCAGTACCGCACCAGCGTCGACGCCATTGAGGCCGCCACCGGCCTCGACCTGCTCTCGGCCCTGCCCACCAGCGTGCAGCAGGTGGTGGAGGCCCAGGTCGACAGCGGCCCCACCAACTAG
- a CDS encoding carboxypeptidase-like regulatory domain-containing protein: MKTSLPLLLLLLLLLVFRGAAAQSTTVSGIVRDKASRVALPGVTVLQKGTTNGASTDAQGRFTLVVSGHAPRLFVSSIGYIFQEISLAGRPDSVTVWLEADAKALSEVVVTGHAPSGTSHISAAVSTVKGAAPGIRIRGMSTLAAPARAELSTRAKRETGSSGPKASAGVLTAGEVNDFGKWHLWPDIARQELSRWGEQWRIRPLERYTAQLLTEDGYPVVGVAVQLKDQRDSLLWQARTDNTGRCELWSNLFTAGPAAGPGQVASLQALVDGQTYTVRQPTRFQQGLNTIRVPRPCRTPAVVDVAFVVDATGSMGDEIRYLQAELEDVIGQVRDSLAGVTLNVGSVFYRDAGDEYLTRHTNLSANLGQTLDFLRAQQAGGGGDFPEAVDQALDVAVNELAWAPEARARLLFLILDAPPHENPQVLASLQRSVRKAAAQGIRLIPVAASGIDKSTEYLLRALALATNGTYVFLTDDSGVGNPHLKPTTDRFEVEQLNALLVKIIGRYAATTDCQVPAATAGRRPGTLSGRYTAARDTAARDSTAAPATRPGRRCTWSCYPNPTADVLHVELEGDVQELFVTDAAGKVLLRSAPVRHQATLRVDYLPTGVYFLTFFTGLGWEKTRFLVRR; encoded by the coding sequence ATGAAAACCTCTCTCCCGCTGCTGCTGCTTCTACTGCTGCTACTTGTGTTCCGGGGCGCCGCCGCCCAGTCCACCACCGTCTCGGGCATTGTGCGCGACAAAGCCAGCCGGGTGGCCCTGCCCGGAGTCACGGTGCTGCAAAAGGGCACCACCAACGGCGCGTCCACCGACGCGCAGGGCCGCTTCACGCTCGTTGTCTCGGGCCACGCCCCGCGCCTTTTCGTGTCCTCGATTGGCTATATTTTCCAGGAAATCAGCCTCGCCGGCCGGCCCGATTCGGTAACGGTGTGGCTGGAAGCTGACGCGAAGGCCCTGTCCGAAGTGGTGGTGACGGGGCATGCTCCCTCCGGAACCAGCCACATCAGCGCTGCCGTAAGCACGGTGAAGGGGGCGGCGCCCGGGATACGGATCCGGGGAATGAGCACTCTGGCCGCCCCGGCCCGCGCCGAGCTGAGCACCCGGGCCAAGCGTGAAACCGGGTCTTCGGGCCCGAAAGCCAGCGCGGGCGTGCTGACGGCCGGGGAAGTCAACGACTTCGGCAAGTGGCACCTGTGGCCCGACATTGCCCGGCAGGAGCTGAGCCGCTGGGGCGAGCAGTGGCGCATCCGGCCTCTGGAGCGCTACACTGCCCAGCTGCTGACCGAGGACGGCTACCCCGTGGTAGGGGTGGCCGTGCAGCTCAAAGACCAGCGCGACTCGCTGCTCTGGCAGGCCCGCACCGACAACACCGGCCGGTGTGAGCTCTGGAGCAACCTGTTCACGGCCGGGCCGGCCGCGGGCCCCGGGCAGGTGGCCAGCCTGCAGGCACTGGTGGACGGGCAGACCTACACCGTGCGCCAGCCCACGCGCTTTCAGCAGGGCCTCAATACCATCCGGGTGCCGCGGCCCTGCCGCACGCCGGCCGTGGTGGACGTGGCCTTCGTGGTGGACGCCACCGGCTCGATGGGCGATGAGATCCGCTACCTGCAGGCCGAGCTGGAGGACGTTATCGGCCAGGTGCGCGACTCACTGGCCGGCGTCACGCTCAACGTGGGCAGCGTGTTCTACCGCGACGCCGGCGACGAGTACCTGACCCGCCACACCAACCTGAGCGCCAACCTGGGCCAGACCCTGGACTTCCTGCGCGCCCAGCAGGCCGGCGGCGGGGGCGACTTTCCCGAGGCCGTCGACCAGGCCCTGGACGTGGCCGTCAACGAGCTGGCCTGGGCCCCCGAGGCCCGGGCGCGGCTGCTGTTTCTGATTCTTGACGCCCCGCCCCACGAAAACCCGCAGGTGCTGGCCTCGCTGCAGCGCTCGGTGCGCAAGGCCGCCGCCCAGGGCATCCGCCTGATTCCCGTGGCGGCCAGCGGCATCGACAAAAGCACCGAGTACCTGCTGCGCGCTCTGGCCCTGGCTACCAACGGCACCTACGTGTTTCTCACCGACGACAGCGGCGTAGGCAATCCCCACCTCAAGCCCACCACCGACCGGTTCGAGGTGGAGCAGCTAAATGCTTTGCTGGTGAAGATCATCGGCCGCTACGCCGCCACCACCGACTGCCAGGTGCCGGCCGCAACGGCCGGCCGCCGGCCCGGCACGCTCTCCGGCCGCTACACCGCTGCCCGCGACACGGCCGCCCGCGACAGCACGGCGGCCCCCGCCACCCGGCCCGGCCGGCGCTGCACCTGGTCGTGCTATCCCAACCCCACCGCCGACGTGCTGCACGTGGAGCTGGAAGGCGACGTGCAGGAGCTGTTCGTCACCGACGCGGCGGGCAAGGTGCTGCTGCGCTCGGCCCCGGTGCGCCACCAGGCCACGCTGCGGGTAGACTATCTGCCCACCGGCGTCTACTTCCTGACCTTCTTCACGGGCCTGGGCTGGGAGAAGACCCGGTTCTTGGTGCGCCGGTAA
- a CDS encoding alpha/beta fold hydrolase: MRKTLLLLVLLCMALAAHAQEKLSYLLQTVDVAAYPNATFEVRGQVLIEDKARHGGAITCAVALLDKKTIKTYFDRYGMEAYRPGAWTALSVSGRIDRQANKLSVGMFFSGRGRYYFDDFELLITSKGKTISVPLGNAGFEADTLRPWYVGEYKEMVNVRLTTDKARSGRQSLLIDNSRAESEEYGDNTRRGRYATVNGVRLYYELYGAGEPLLLLHGNNMSINSFSQQIPALAKSYQVIALDSRGQGNSQADTTRLTYELFADDAAALLQVLGVDSARVLGWSDGGNIGLLLAMRHPGKVRQLASMAAVLYNNDQSISPKLNAQLRRQLTEMKGRGVTEADMEYRLKNLLLTEPHIAPDALAQINVPVLVMAGENDIVRREHTDLIAARLPRATLKIFRKAGHDAPTEVPAEFNQAVLEFFARRR, from the coding sequence GTGAGAAAAACCCTACTCCTGCTTGTGCTGCTGTGCATGGCCCTGGCCGCCCATGCTCAAGAGAAATTATCCTATCTGCTGCAGACGGTCGACGTGGCCGCTTATCCGAACGCCACGTTCGAGGTGCGCGGCCAGGTGCTGATTGAGGACAAGGCGCGCCATGGCGGCGCCATTACCTGCGCCGTCGCCTTGTTGGACAAGAAGACCATCAAGACCTACTTCGATAGGTACGGCATGGAAGCCTACAGGCCCGGCGCCTGGACTGCGCTGTCGGTTTCCGGGCGGATTGACCGGCAGGCCAACAAGCTGTCGGTGGGCATGTTCTTTTCCGGCCGGGGCCGGTATTATTTCGATGATTTCGAGCTGCTCATCACCAGCAAGGGTAAAACGATCAGCGTGCCGCTGGGCAACGCGGGCTTTGAGGCCGACACGCTCCGGCCCTGGTATGTGGGGGAGTACAAGGAGATGGTCAACGTGCGGCTGACCACCGACAAGGCCCGCTCCGGCCGGCAGTCGCTGCTGATTGACAACTCCCGGGCGGAATCAGAGGAGTACGGCGACAACACGCGGCGGGGCCGGTATGCCACCGTGAACGGCGTGCGGCTCTATTACGAGCTGTACGGCGCCGGCGAGCCGCTGCTGCTGCTGCACGGCAACAATATGTCCATCAACTCCTTCAGCCAGCAGATTCCGGCGCTGGCCAAAAGCTACCAGGTGATTGCGCTCGACAGCCGGGGCCAGGGCAACTCGCAGGCCGACACCACCCGGCTCACCTACGAGCTGTTTGCCGACGATGCGGCCGCGTTGCTGCAGGTGCTGGGCGTGGACAGCGCCCGCGTGCTGGGCTGGAGCGACGGCGGCAACATCGGCCTGCTGCTGGCCATGCGGCACCCGGGCAAGGTGCGGCAGCTGGCCTCGATGGCGGCAGTGCTCTACAACAACGACCAGTCAATATCGCCGAAGCTGAACGCGCAGCTGCGCCGGCAGCTGACGGAGATGAAAGGCCGCGGCGTGACGGAGGCGGATATGGAGTACCGGTTGAAAAACCTGCTGCTCACCGAGCCGCACATCGCGCCGGATGCGTTGGCCCAGATCAACGTGCCGGTGCTGGTGATGGCGGGCGAGAACGACATCGTCAGGCGGGAGCACACGGACCTGATAGCCGCCAGGCTGCCCCGCGCCACGCTGAAGATCTTCCGCAAAGCCGGCCACGATGCGCCCACGGAAGTTCCCGCGGAGTTCAACCAGGCCGTGCTGGAGTTCTTCGCCCGCCGCCGCTAG
- a CDS encoding energy transducer TonB: MSIADLRIVLSLTVALMVTAPLTAQTPRLAEPPARRLPATVGELYAEARQAALKQDAKTALRQLNQAVAKGFIAAETLEQETDFASLRKLPGWERLLDSARARQRQHESAFDPGLLALMRKIRFQDQQYRVVAVEAERQYGVDAPQMRAAMAKQDKLDPQLIRRVDSLLAIHGYPGRSKVGEYQQSTAFLVIQHNPDEKYLPLLTAAADKGEVNWSAVALFVDRIRGMKGEKQLYGSQLGPAVNGRYTLHPIEDEPKVNVRRAKVGLPPLEDYLKKWNIAYQVPTATHNPNPPELYTQPRLATQEEERSTVELIGGYEVLYARLQYPAAARQQSLSGHVTVQLTIDPQGVPQNVTVVQGLGAGCDEEALRVMRAACFTNASGQDHEIRMSLPFPYVEGK; encoded by the coding sequence ATGTCTATAGCTGATCTGCGGATCGTCTTGTCCCTGACCGTGGCCCTGATGGTCACCGCCCCGCTCACTGCTCAAACTCCCCGCCTTGCCGAACCGCCGGCCCGGCGCCTGCCCGCGACGGTGGGCGAGTTGTACGCGGAGGCCCGTCAGGCAGCGCTGAAGCAGGACGCCAAAACTGCGCTGCGCCAGTTGAATCAGGCCGTGGCGAAGGGGTTTATTGCGGCCGAAACCCTGGAGCAGGAAACTGATTTTGCCTCCCTGCGGAAGCTGCCCGGCTGGGAGCGGCTGCTCGACTCTGCCCGCGCCCGTCAGCGGCAGCACGAGTCCGCCTTCGACCCCGGCTTGCTGGCGCTGATGAGGAAAATCAGGTTTCAGGATCAGCAGTACCGCGTGGTAGCAGTAGAAGCAGAACGGCAATACGGCGTAGATGCGCCGCAGATGCGGGCGGCCATGGCCAAACAGGATAAACTGGACCCCCAACTCATCCGCCGGGTGGACAGCCTGCTGGCCATCCATGGCTACCCCGGCAGGTCGAAGGTAGGCGAGTACCAGCAATCAACGGCCTTTCTCGTCATCCAGCACAACCCCGACGAAAAGTACCTGCCCCTGCTTACTGCCGCCGCCGATAAGGGCGAGGTGAACTGGTCGGCGGTAGCGCTGTTCGTGGATCGAATCCGGGGAATGAAGGGGGAAAAGCAACTCTACGGCTCCCAATTGGGGCCGGCCGTGAATGGCCGTTATACACTTCACCCCATTGAAGACGAGCCCAAGGTAAACGTACGCCGGGCCAAGGTGGGTCTGCCGCCGCTGGAGGACTATCTGAAAAAGTGGAACATTGCCTACCAGGTGCCCACGGCGACCCACAACCCCAATCCGCCTGAACTCTACACCCAACCCCGCCTGGCAACGCAGGAGGAGGAGAGGTCAACGGTGGAGCTCATTGGCGGCTACGAAGTCCTTTACGCCCGCTTGCAATACCCCGCCGCTGCCCGTCAGCAGAGCCTGAGCGGCCACGTCACGGTGCAGCTGACCATCGACCCCCAGGGCGTGCCCCAGAACGTGACAGTCGTGCAAGGCCTCGGGGCCGGCTGTGACGAAGAAGCGCTACGCGTGATGCGCGCCGCCTGCTTCACCAACGCCAGCGGCCAGGACCACGAAATCCGGATGAGCCTACCGTTTCCGTATGTGGAGGGCAAATAG